CTTGGTTCTCATCAGCCTGTTTCAGCTGACTCTACTTCGTAAGAAGTTGGCACAAGTGAGATCATGGGTCAAACAACAGAAAGATGGTTAATGGTCTGTATTCAATAATCAGTGACAGAAAACTTTATGGTCGTTGTGAGAAAAATCAGTACAAGTGAGATCATGAGACCAAACAACAGGAAGATGAATAAGGATAAGTAATCAGTAATACGCGACAGAAACCTTCAAAGAGCATAATGGTAACTTCACAAAGGGACAATTCTatctaaaatagaaaagaggaaaaaaagaatgtaaCACCAACTACAGGCATACCAAAAGAAACTGCAGCATCTTCACACAATGACAATGTgcaaaaaggagaagaaaaaaagtcaacATAAGCATATGTCAACTGGCATAAAACATGTACATCCACAACTAAGTAAGAAGTCTGAGGTTTGAATCTCCCACcccaaatattattttttttaaaacatgaaaaaaaaatgatgtttctcagtttaaaatattcatactAAGTACTGCAATTTGAGCAAGGTACGAGTAACCATGTTTCCCAGGATGAGATGgttaatatataatgttataCTTTAAATTACACAAAGAAAAGAGTTATCATAATTCAGACAAAAATCTATTGGAAATGAAGTTTACTGAAGTGACACTGATGAAGTACTGTAATCACAGCATTTCGAGACTGTTGAATAAGATATTTCTAACCAAAAAACACGAAAAAGACAAGTAATCATGCATGGCAGGGGAAGAAGAGAGACAGAGTCAGATATGAATTAGTTACTAATATAGTCATTATGTGCCACAtgtcaaaaaagaaaagacaaatgTTCAACTGCAAACTGAGCCAATGGTATATATAAGGAGTAATGAACAAACCAATGTAGTGCTTCCACTCTGAAAATATGATGACTGTCTATTCCAACTTCCCTTGGCCTCTATACGAGCATCATGTAGAAATAGCCCATCAGCAGAAGCATCCTTTTGGAGCAAATTTGGTAACGTCAAAGAAATGCTAAAAAAGTTTTGCCAGCATTTACTACTTTTCTGAACTAAAACGGGATTGTATGAATGTGAATCAGCTTTTAGAATATCTACGCCAACCAGGTAAGTTGGAGGAGTCATAAGGTCTTCATACTTGAAGACTTTTGTTTCATCTGAAGAAAACAATAGTCCATTGCAAGAATCTGcaaaagatgaagatgaaaaaaaatacaaaatgcaACCATGCAATTAAGAAAACATCAGACTATCATACCAGAATAGTTGCTCTGGCTATCCTGACATGGCCTCCTATTGGATAAAGAGGAGTCCTTCACGTGTTGCCAAGGACATTCGTCATTGTTGCATTTTCCACGGAGTTCATACATGCAAAGTGGCCAAGATGGATCAATGGAAAGATCATCAGTATAAGAGCCATCACTCTGAAACATACAACTGACAGTATCAGGTACATGGTTCTCTTCTAATTTTCTCCAGTGGATTCTATCTACTTCTAGCAAATCCCCTTCCTCAGGCAAACCAAGATTAGAGAGACTCTCTCGGGTTTTACTGAGCAAGACTTCTGTACTAACTGAAGAGACGGCCTTCATATGTTGCAAAACACTGTTCAAAGTCAGAGGTGCATAACTAAAATAAGAGCAAGGACCTTCTCTATTGGATGATTCATTGACATCAGAGTCTGCAACGTCATGAGTTTCTAATGGAAAGTTCTCAAAATTACAATGGCTACGGATGTCATCTGGGGTCTTGCATCTGTCTGTGCCTGCATTAGGaactaaatttagaaaaataaactataaattgggttagggttttcaggaagggaggagagagaagaaagaatctCCCCATTTAGGATTTCCCATACACAtgagagaaaattaaattatcaaaatcgATAATCGAAAAAGATGTAATACCCAGATTGTTAATAGCCGACCCAGTTTAACTAATAAGCATAATTCCCTATATTTTTCCACTTCAAAGACGACAACATCTAAAACCAGCCTTTAGGTAAGGACCTTGGGTGACGATCATTAGTAGGTAGAAAGTTTTCACCGAAAATAACATGGAGAAAAGGGGTGCCATTGAAAAGGTGtcgttaaaagaaaatataggtTACTAGAAATCAAAGCAAGAACCAAAAGAACCATAATAACATAAAGATAAATTTGACTGCTGGAATGTGCAATCGTAATCTACATCCTACATGCCTGTAAGATCATATATGATGAAGACCGAGAAATCTCATTTCTAAAGATAAAATTACCTCCAAAACCAAACTTTTGATCTCTCTTTCCTGATAATAAAGCACTCTTGGTCTTGTCAATGTCATTTCCAACTGCTTGTCTTACTGTAGGTTCTGTATAATTTTGCTGAGTTTTATCATCTCTGGCATCTTTTTCAGCCCCCTTTTCCACTGAAGTCTGAATGTTATGGCATGGATTACAAGTCTGTGACGAATTTCTTGTTCCTAGACGTGCAAATAGTTCAGACCTTAATTTTGCTTCAAGACGCAAAGAATCCTCAGTGTTATCATCATAGTGGTTTTTCTTCGACATATTGCATGCCTCCATTTGATCATCTTCAAAGCGTTTCTTTCCTATGTAGCATTCATCATACGAATCAATCATTTCATGGTCAGAATGAAATGACTCTTCATCTCCATCCACTGAAGCGTTTGGCTCAATGGATGGGGAGCAAATTCTGTCTGCAATATTCTTGCCCTTAGAAGGGACTGGATTCAATGTAATACCACATAAGTCAGAACAGGATTCAGGCTCAGACCCCAAATTTTGTCTATTTTCATGCAGGATCGAAGTATTGATGGGACTAGCATTTTCATGTTGCATATTTAAGTCATTCCGTAGCTGAGTAAAACTGTTATATTCAGAATGCTTCTGATACAAAGGAGAAGctctattttcatttccaGACATACTATTTGAGTGATCCACAccaattttcatgttttcttgCTCTCTTGAGGAACTAACTAAACCAGGATTATTCATGCAAAATGAGTGAAAATGAGCTGAGAATAGCTCTCTCTTGTGATAAAGATCAAGACATCTAGAGTTAGCCTCAATCAAAGCCCTTTGAGCTCtagaataaattttgaaagcatttctttcttcaacttcaCATCTGCGCCTGAAATCTTGTGCTTCTTCCAGATCCTTGTCTAGCGACTCCTCCATTTCAAATAGTGATTCGAGATCAACATTGCTGAAGCCCAAGCAACTTGAAGGATTACCAAACGCAGTCCCAGTGCTTTTACTGTTGATCAACGACTGCAATAGAAATAAATTCAGAGGGAGGTCAtgtaactaaaaataaaaggggaggaaaaagaaaactaaaaatgttACAGTTGGGCTTGAAGATAAACCTTAAAGAAATTACTGAATGACTCTGGTATCTTGACATTGGATGCTGATTGAGGGCATGTTCCTTCAGAAAAATTTGCAGTTGAGGCAGATTGTTGAAGGCCATCATTTGGACTGTGAAACTCACTATTATCCTGTtgatacaaatatttaaattatgctTCAAGGGGAGAGGAGGAAAAACTACGTATTATAAACAGGGAAATAATTTGGAAGAGAAGTTCATTCAcgtaaacaaaaaatttattatcttATATGACATGGAATCTGATCATTCAGTGATAACGGGAAAATAATTTGGAAGAGAAGTTCATtcacataaacaaaaaaattagtatCTTCTAAATATGACAAGGAATCTGATCATCCATTGTCAATAACACTGATGTAGTTCAAGTAATTTTCACCTtgaatttcacaattttagGAGATTCCACAGATAGTATAGTCAAACATAAAACAATGGAAGTTAATCAAAGGTTTAATGGAGCAACTTCTGAATTTTCTGGGTAGTATAATGAATTTTAGCAATGTGATAAAAATACATCAATGTGAAAAACATCAAATCACATGTACAACTATTGACTTACAAACAGAGTTTGGACATTGGATGCAGTATTTGGGAGAACCGAAGCTTGACCCAAGACAACAAGAGGGTGAGGATCCACCTGCTTACTAATCCAATCTGATTGATTGCCATTAGCAACAATGTCAGTACCTGCAAAGCAATATACAAACAAGTTGGGCAGGCACCCCATAGATTAGCAAGATGGCGCCAACTGTAAgatctaaattttcaatttagtatGAACATATTATTCACCATCATGTACTTTGCCAAGGTCACTTCCAGGTGATGGTGAAGCAGCCACATGCTTGATATCTTCCTTCTTCTGCTTCAACGCATTGGACTCACCTCTATTCATAGAATTCCCTTTTTGGTTATAAGTGACTTTAATGTTCTGTGTCTCTTCTCCAGGCTCTTGTGGCCGAAAAACAGATTTTACAGCATTTGTTGCACGTAGATGCTGCCCACTTAAACTCAGCTTGGTAGAATAAGAACCAATGGTTTTCATGCGCTTTGCATCTGGTTGTGTAGGCCCTGATGGAGGAAACTGAGAGATGGTAGCATTCCCTTTCCTACCTAAAtcagattttgaatttgtgaCAATATAACCCTGGTTTGTAGCTGAAATGATCTCCTTGTTCTGTTGGGCAGACTTGAGCTTCAGTTTGCTTTCCCAAATGGCTATCTGCTCCCGCAAATCCTGCAGCTTACTACTCTTTAAATTCATTCCTTGATCATTTCGATGCCCTTGACTCGGTAGGTTTCCACTGAAAGCTCTGATTCTAGATCCTTGTTCAACCAACGAGGGCCCTGCAGCACCCTTGGAACATGCTCTCCGAGTCATTGTCTTAGAAGTGATAAATGATTGActtgaagaaaatttgtttgcCACTACTTTGTTCCTTGTCATACTGCGTAACTTATTCGATTTATCAAGTAATGAAGTTGGAGGCATAAAATGTCCAACAGCATTACTACgagattttgaagttttttctttactGCGTTCATCCATGTCACTGCCACTATCATCTGAGAAGCTTATCACAAGATTTGCATTGGCATCTCTGGAAGCAACCCAAGGAGTAATAGCTTTATGTACAATTTGATCATTATCACATATCTTCTGAGCAGTAGTTTGTATGGATGTTTTTGGGCAAACATCAGCAGAAACTGAAAATGTATTTCCAGAAACAGCCTTCTCTGTCAGTGGCAGATATTGTACATcataaaatactattaaaacaaaaccacCAAAAAAATTAGTGCACtgctaaaatttatttataatggCAACAATTAGAGAACCCCATCAAAAGTCCAGAGTAACAGGAAAACTTTAAGCATTGGACCTTAATTGCagtaaatattcataaaagaTGAGAGTTACAAAGAGGCGCAGCTAGTGTGACTTTTCAGCACTTGATTGTACACACTTCACTTTTAGTAAAGCTGAAGAGTATTTCGGCAAGGTTACCTAAATCCATGTAACCGCCACAGATAATCATGCATTTCAGCACTTGAAGGAAAAGTGATTTGTACACACTTCACCTTTAGTAAAGCTGAAGAGTATTTCGGCAAGGTTACCTAAATCCATGTAACCGCCACAGATTATCATGCATCCAGGTATCCAGTGTCCTTGGTTTCATAATATGACTAAACACTACACTACATTCAACGAGATTATATTGCAGGTATGTCAAAAACTTCATAATGATAATAACATAAAAGGAACTTTTAGATGCCGTCTCCGATTTCAAAGTGAGAAGGGAGTGTTAATGAACTTATACGCaatgtactaaaaaaaagCCAGTGTCGCATCCATAAGCGCGGCATTACTTACCCGCCTGGATCCCTGCGTTACATTTATTCTTCGGAGGAAGAATGGATGATATTGGTGATGTGACCGAAGCAGGCATAGCAGAACGAACATGATGAACCtgagaagtaaaaaaaagtcCTCAAAGGCCGTACGAAACTACAACTAAGACAACAATATCTTGACTACAGAGGAACCCAGTGAATCACGGTGAATCAGAAAACCTATTTCAGATACCGAACAGCCGTGCCAGAGAACAAAACCAATTCACAAGCCCAAAGTGATATCCAATTGCAATCAGCAAGACACGACTAAAACCTTTAAACCCTACCGCGTAGAGCAAACTTTTGAGCTTCTAAGTATTACAGCTTCTCTCTATTATATACAACCAAGAATCAAGATAAACACAAACTTAGAACTCCAATTAGTATTATAGCCTATCAAGCTAGGGGGAGCCTTCATttccaaagaaaaacagaggtaGAGAGAAAATCGTAACCTCCAGgtccaaagaaaaacaaaggcAGAAGGAAAATTTGTAACGAATGTATGATCATTCTCAGCATCGAAGAGGAACACATGGAGAGGGCATGAGAAGTAgatgattaagaaaaacaTACGAGAAGCGGAAGGAGAAgattgaggaagaagaagaagaagaaagtacGCCATGTGTTTGTGTGTCGTTGTCGGAGGAAGAtacttctccttcttctctggaaTTGGAGGTTTTGCTTCTGGTAGGTTTCAGATTTGACTCCATGGCTTTGACGGTGAGCTCCTCGGCATCGTTCTTCTCCATCCTCCCGCTCAGTGACAGggagattgaagaagaagcgGTCTAAGGAAACGGAAGTTTGAGGACGAAGGTGGGCGAAAGGGTTTGTTTGGATACGCGAATAGAGAATCGACACGGCGGACTGGAGGTGAGGCAGTCATTACTTTTACGTAAATGCCCTCGCTTTGACTATTAAATTACGTCAGTGCCACTGTCACGTGGCTCGCTGGTCCGTCCCCTCTGACCTGTTTTCATTTATCTCGATGGATTCTCCCCGAAATGACGATAAATACACTCTagctttctttttatatttttaaaaatttctaaaataatttctcttttagtttcaagttaattttattaaataaaaattataatatttatgtaaaaaaaaaatatatagttaatattttttttttaagaaaatttaatgttttcttttttaacgaGGACATTACTCTAATatcatgctaaaaaaacaagactctccaaaatgatataatattgtctactttgaaccTAAACTCTTtcgactttgctttgggctcccCCTCGTATCAATTAagagagtattatttaattataaactcatgatcattctctaaattagtcggcactttcatcatccaacattgTGAACTGAACATCATTGCCTTCTTGCATGCGCGatcaaagtttaaaaaaaaaaaccgtcCATAATTGGTTTGAACAAGGTCTAACTTCTTTAAAATACTAggatgaaataaaatacattaaaattttgaatttaggctgttaagttttaatataattcataTTGAATTGGAAGTCCCAAGGTTACTATTGTCATtataactataattttttattattattattattattatttatttttttttttttgttaagtaATGGCTTAAGAATTGTGCGACAGGTCGGAAGCGAGAAACCGCAATCGGATATGGTCACGGCTGAAAACCAAATTCGCGGGTAGCTAGTTACTGGCTCACTGCCAAGCGAAGCTACAAGCAGAGACAGCCCTCTGCTACTCGGGAAATCGAAAAAATGGCCGCAAGAATAAACACCTCCATACAAAATTCTCTCTGGCTCTTAAACCCTTTGCAGAATTCTCGCAATCTCAAAGCTACCCATTTTAGAACCCGCTTCAAATTCTATCAAAATCTGCTATCGGCCCcgtcttcttgttcttcttcttcttcaaaacgCGCCTTATTCTGTTCCTCTGCGAGCAATTTCAATTCCCATGATGGCGGAGCCGCAACAGACCCGTTTGTCATCACAACACCACTTTATTATGTTAATGCTGCCCCTCATATGGGGAGTGCTTATACCACCATTGCTGCCGATGCCATTGCGCGGTTTCAGGttcctttttccctttattCAGAATCTCCATACTTGTAGTTCTTGTTGGTTGTTCGTTTAGTTAGTGCTTTGGTAACTAGTGGGGCATCTGTTTAATGCTTGATTTGAATGAGCTATGAGTAATTGTTGCTCTTATCGATTATTGGGTGTTCTTTGGTCGGCACTTTGTAGCTGAAATTGAAGATGTTGTTATCATACTTGCCTTCTCCATCTGTTTTCTTTGTATGCTCATATGTAGTCCAGTCAATGTCTGTCAATGTCTGAGAGCAAGATcgtttatgtgagatcccacattggttggagagaagaacgaagcattctttataagagtgtgaaaacctctcattagtagacgctttttaaaaaccttgagaggaagcccgaaagggaaaatttcaaagaggacaatatctgctgatGGTGGGCTtagaccattacaaatggtatcacaGCCAGATAATGGGAAATGTACCAGCAAGGAGGTTGAGCcttaaagggggtggacatgaagcggtgtgccagcaacaACGCTGGCccctaaaggggggtggattgtgagatctcacatcggttggggatgagaacgaagcattctttataagagtgtgaaaacctctccttagaagacgcgttttaaaaaccttgaggggaaaccccgaaaggaaaaattccaaaaaggacaatatctgctagtggtgggcttgggccgttacggTTTAGGGATTCGGGGATTCAGTTTACACACTTCTCTCTTTCTGATACCTGCTGTTTTAGTTtgttaatatttgaattttggaatACAATTTTACCATCAATGGCTCCTCAATGAACTTAAAATTTCAACCCCTTGTGTCAAATATAATAACAGAGGCTGCTAGGAAAGAAAGTCATCTTCATTACTGGCACAGACGAGCACGGGGAGAAGATTGCCACGGCTGCTGCTGCTCAGGGTTCGGGTCCAAGCGAACATTGTGACAACATTTCAGAGGCATACAAAACACTCTGGAAAGATGTAATCCAAACACATTCCATGCTTTTCTTCTCAGTTTGCTGTAATTAGTTTATCAAATACTTAACATTATTCattatatcttatttttttccttctggTTTCCTCCCTTTGCAGCTAGATATAGCTTATGATAAGTTCATTCGGACAACTGATCCTAAACACGAGACCATTGTAAAGGAATTTTACTCGAACGTTCTTGCCAACGGAGACATCTATAGAGCTGATTATGAGGGACTTTATTGTGTCAATTGTGAGGAATACAAGGTGttctttcttgtctttctCCTTCTACCCATTTGAAAACTCTGTATTTCGAATCATACGGTATTCACACGTCAAATTTCATGTTTACGATTAACAATTATTCTCTCCTcaattatgataaaatatCGATCGATCATCGCTTTTCCAATAGTCTGCATTAGTTCTCTTACATTTATAAGCACATTCATTTCTGGCCCCGCAGGATGAAAAAGAACTTCTTGCTGACAACTGTTGTCCTATACACCTGAAGCCCTGTGCTTCAAGGAAAGAAGACAATTACTTTTTTGCATTGTCAAAATACCAGAGATTGCTTGAAGAAACTTTAACACAGAATCCGGGGTTTGTGCAGCCTGCCTTCCGTTTGAACGAGGTGACTATAGGCGATTTTTCTACGCTTGTGTGTGAAATTTACTATTCGTCTTCCATTATAAGTATTGCATTAGATACTATCTAGCTATTGACATTCTAGATTCTCCATTACCAATAAAGCTATAAATGTAAGTCTCGTAAACGCTCGTCATATCTCGTTGATCTAATTTGATATTGTATTTATAtagccattttttttctcgaacGACCGAATACCAATTCTATTGTTTGTTACAATTTTTTCCACCTTGCGGATCTCGAATCATCCTTCGTTTAATTCAGCACTATATCTTCCAAGGTGCAAAGTTGGATTAAAAGTGGCCTAAAGGACTTCTCTATCTCCAGAGCATCAGTTGAATGGGGCATTCCAGTTCCCAATGATCAAAAGCAAACAATTTATGTTTGGTTTGATGCATTATTAGGGTAATCTCTTCCTTATGTTCTTTGTAACCTTGTGTATTGTGACTGTCTGAACCTCTTAGTTGTTTATGTCAATTTGCAACAACTCTCCACCATTTtctaagaaaattgaaatggatGCTACAGCCATTGCCTTCAATCTTAATCATATGAGAATTCCATAATGTAGTTATATATCAGCTCTATCAGAGAACGATGAGCAACCAAATTTACAAACGGCCGTTGCTTCGGGTTGGCCTGCTTCTTTACATTTGATTGGTAAGGTAAGAGATACATTCCTGTTATTCAACCATTAATGAACTCAAAATTCTGTGTTATTGTTGTATTCTGGGGGTGCTAATGGTTGTttcccttttcattttctatctaGTTCAAGCTCGGTCGGTTGGATGCTGATCTAATGTCtttgttattcttttcttttaggaTATTTTACGTTTCCATGCAGTTTATTGGCCTGCTATGCTAATGTCTGCTGGACTAAAGCTTCCAAAGATGGTTTTTGGTCATGGGTTCTTGACGAAGGTATGTTTGGCCTCCTAAAGTTGCTACCGACAAAGGAATTTAGTTGGCGACTGTACCGGTCTAACGCCAAGGACGTAGAAGagagttaatattttattaagtcTGCAAAGACGAAACTAGTCACCGTTACGTTATGTATAATGTTAATATTGATGTATCTTGTGAATTATACTAGTCACCATTACTTTAGTCTTCTGGTTCAAGCTTCTTGGTGAATCTGGTGTATTTTGGTTCCTAAGCTTTATTTCATGCACCAACTCTTTTTGTTTTGACTTTATAGGATGGTATGAAGATGGGCAAGTCATTAGGCAATACTCTTGAACCAAATGAATTGGTTCAAAAGTTTGGCTCGGACCCCGTGCGATACTTCTTCCTTCGAGAGGTGGAATTTGGTAGTGATGGAGACTACGCTGAGGATCGTTTCATCAATATTGTCAATGCGCATCTTGCAAATACGATAGGTATATTTTAACTGGAGTCCCTATTGAACGGAAAATTACAGCCCTTTTTAATGGAGGCTTCTGTTCGACACCACGTAATTCTTGACGTTTCTTTTGCAGGAAATCTTCTTAATCGAACCCTCGGACTCCTTAAAAAGAACTGCCAATCTACTTTGGTGGTTGATTCATCTGCTGCAGCTGTAGGAAATGCTTTCAAGGAAAAAGTCGAGGAATTGGTAAGGTCGACTTGGAAATTATATTGGTATTTATTATCTGAGATGGCACGGAGTTGGCGAAATAATTCTATATCGATTTTTTCGTCGTTGAAATCTTCTCTAGGATCAATTCAGTAAATAGCTCCTCAGTCACTGAGTCCACTGTGGCGTGGATATTGTCTGTTGTGTGTCCTCTGTTTATGACTTTATGACCAATAAGTTCACGAGTATTTGCAACCGTGTCGATTTTATTAGGCTGCCTTGTAGGTTGCGAAAGCTCGGAATCATTACGAAGAGCTCTCCCTATCATCGGCTTGTGAGGCTGTGTTGGAGATTGGCAATGCTGGAAATTCCTACATGGATGAGCGAGCACCATGGTCTCTCTTCAAACAAGGTGGTGCCTCATCAGACGCAGCTGCAAAGGTTATCCAGTTCAAGAatccatttttgtttatgcGCATGATTTTCGATATGAATTTTCGATTTACGATTCCTTCCAACATTCAACAACCCCTTCTCTGAATTCGATCTGGCTCAATTATCTCAACAGGACCTTGTTCTTATACTCGAGGCGATGCGAATCATAGCCATTGCACTATCCCCAGTAACGCCACGCTTAAGCTGGAGAATATACGAGCAGCTCGGCTTCCCTGAGGACCAGTTTGCAGCTGCAACATGGGTCTTTTACTCATTTCATActtgtgttttgttcttttctgtGTTTGATATCAGCTCATTACTAGTGACTGATAATGTGACTTTTTGGGTGTAGAATGAGACGAAGTGGGGAGGGCTGAAGGCTGGTCAGGTTATGGCTCCTCCAAACCCAGTCTTTGCTAGGATTGAACAAGCCATTGTTaatggtgaagaagaagctccCAAAAAACCAGTCAAAAGCAAGAAGAAAATAGCTCAAAAAGTGGCAGAAGCCTAAACCATGCCTTCAAATTTCAAGTTCTGTCTCTCATCTtctgtttttccttctaaaaattttgttctttccataaatgaatatttacCAATTATTATATCAGACaatttattaaactaattCTCAGCCAATTTATAATGGTAAAACATTGAACAGAACATTTAAATTCGATTTGTTAAGGTTTGGCCACTACAATTtagaatattcaaattttggcCTCCATATAAGAGACCATAATGTCTGTATACCTGTATATGTAAGTGAGCTTGTACCAAGTACAATCCACATCCAAAATGGAGATTCCTTAAGAACAATATCAtggtaaaacaaaaattctgTCTGTCACTTATTCTAAATAAAGAGAACGAGGTAATAAAGAACACAACACAGCGAATCGTACGAATCTCCTCTCAAACGTGTCCATTCATCTATTGAAAATTCTTCACTCCAGCCATACGGCGTCATTTTCGGCATGATTATATTGAGCTTACAAGCTTAGTTTTTTCTTGGGACTTCGAGTCTGGTTCGGAAATCGTCCTCCATGAGAGGAAGTCCGTCCCTCAACTTGATCTTTGGCTCCCAGCTGAGAAGCTCCTTTGCTTTCGTGATGTCGGGCTTCCTTTGGCGAGGATCATCGGGTGTGTT
This genomic window from Cucurbita pepo subsp. pepo cultivar mu-cu-16 chromosome LG01, ASM280686v2, whole genome shotgun sequence contains:
- the LOC111776452 gene encoding uncharacterized protein LOC111776452 isoform X3; this translates as MPASVTSPISSILPPKNKCNAGIQAVSADVCPKTSIQTTAQKICDNDQIVHKAITPWVASRDANANLVISFSDDSGSDMDERSKEKTSKSRSNAVGHFMPPTSLLDKSNKLRSMTRNKVVANKFSSSQSFITSKTMTRRACSKGAAGPSLVEQGSRIRAFSGNLPSQGHRNDQGMNLKSSKLQDLREQIAIWESKLKLKSAQQNKEIISATNQGYIVTNSKSDLGRKGNATISQFPPSGPTQPDAKRMKTIGSYSTKLSLSGQHLRATNAVKSVFRPQEPGEETQNIKVTYNQKGNSMNRGESNALKQKKEDIKHVAASPSPGSDLGKVHDGTDIVANGNQSDWISKQVDPHPLVVLGQASVLPNTASNVQTLFDNSEFHSPNDGLQQSASTANFSEGTCPQSASNVKIPESFSNFFKSLINSKSTGTAFGNPSSCLGFSNVDLESLFEMEESLDKDLEEAQDFRRRCEVEERNAFKIYSRAQRALIEANSRCLDLYHKRELFSAHFHSFCMNNPGLVSSSREQENMKIGVDHSNSMSGNENRASPLYQKHSEYNSFTQLRNDLNMQHENASPINTSILHENRQNLGSEPESCSDLCGITLNPVPSKGKNIADRICSPSIEPNASVDGDEESFHSDHEMIDSYDECYIGKKRFEDDQMEACNMSKKNHYDDNTEDSLRLEAKLRSELFARLGTRNSSQTCNPCHNIQTSVEKGAEKDARDDKTQQNYTEPTVRQAVGNDIDKTKSALLSGKRDQKFGFGGTDRCKTPDDIRSHCNFENFPLETHDVADSDVNESSNREGPCSYFSYAPLTLNSVLQHMKAVSSVSTEVLLSKTRESLSNLGLPEEGDLLEVDRIHWRKLEENHVPDTVSCMFQSDGSYTDDLSIDPSWPLCMYELRGKCNNDECPWQHVKDSSLSNRRPCQDSQSNYSDSCNGLLFSSDETKVFKYEDLMTPPTYLVGVDILKADSHSYNPVLVQKSSKCWQNFFSISLTLPNLLQKDASADGLFLHDARIEAKGSWNRQSSYFQSGSTTLSQLKQADENQALETALIIINQEMNSREGMKRALPILSRAIESNPKSIALWTMYLLIFYSYTTNGGKDDMFSYAVKHNEQSYELWLLYINSHMNLDARIAAYDAALSALFNNILTQMDEKCASAHILDLILQMTNCLCMSGNVEKATQKIFGLLRVAMDSDEPGSFMHSDMLTCLNISDKCIFWVCVVYLVIYRKLPHAVVQQLECEKELVEIEWPTIHLTDGEKQRASTVVKKAVDFFDSCLNNESLESQSYQKSIQMFAVNHIRCLMAFEDIGFTRNLLDKYVKRYPSCLELLLLNVWTKKHDFGETVAAFEEVIRNWPKEVPGVQCIWNQYAEYLLQNGRIKYTEELMARWFDSSSKIGSRTRTLDNSDCNSLHLLDYASGSIVHALDCSPGEVDLVFWYLNLSVHKLLLNDLLEARLAFDNALRAASSGTFKYCMREYAMFLLTDESLLNEAGSVGGIRSILEGYLSDVRAFPVPETLSRKFINDIKKPRVQLLVSNMLSPLSPDVSLVNCILEAWYGPSLLPPKFSKPKELVDFVETILEMLPSNYQLVLSVCKHLCNGNNSSQVTSASLIFWACSNLISAIFCAVPIPPEFIWVEATNILVNVKGFGAITERFHKRALSVYPFSVQLWKSYYNKCKARGDTSAVLQAVNERGIELSLPSL